One Carnobacterium inhibens subsp. inhibens DSM 13024 genomic window carries:
- a CDS encoding AAA family ATPase — protein MIEKIDIGNFGSYSQFKHDSNIDSVYKKLNVFYGKNYSGKSTFSKIIQSFERNELPAHYEDIQFKITTDDITNKTLTEKNVNSHNLKVKVFNAQYIHKNLNFFSNEGINTFTLLGEQNLENQKEINELNKIKSEIQNNDVKKKDDFTILEEELRKKEKYLHSKKVKIATEIRQDNNLFIGHYDIRNLNEEIEKEKIVGIHNKSILSPEVINEYKKR, from the coding sequence ATGATAGAAAAAATAGATATTGGAAACTTCGGATCGTATTCCCAATTTAAGCATGACTCGAATATTGATTCTGTTTATAAAAAATTAAATGTTTTCTACGGGAAAAATTATTCAGGGAAAAGTACTTTTTCAAAAATAATTCAGTCATTTGAAAGAAATGAATTACCTGCTCATTATGAAGATATCCAATTTAAAATTACTACAGACGATATAACAAATAAAACTTTAACTGAAAAAAATGTGAATTCACATAATTTGAAAGTTAAAGTTTTTAATGCTCAATATATCCATAAAAATTTAAATTTCTTTTCAAATGAAGGTATAAATACTTTTACTCTATTAGGTGAACAGAATTTAGAGAACCAAAAAGAGATAAATGAACTAAACAAAATAAAGAGTGAAATACAAAATAACGATGTAAAAAAAAAAGATGATTTTACAATTTTAGAAGAAGAATTAAGAAAAAAAGAAAAATATTTGCATAGTAAAAAAGTAAAAATTGCTACAGAGATCAGACAAGACAATAATTTATTCATTGGTCATTATGACATCCGAAATTTGAATGAGGAAATAGAAAAAGAAAAAATAGTTGGTATACATAATAAATCAATTTTAAGTCCAGAAGTTATAAATGAATATAAAAAAAGATAA